The genomic segment GCTGAGTATGCGCGTCAGGAAATTGTTGCGCCAGCCTGAACCGGGCGATGAGATGCCGCAGTATGGACAACGGGATTCATCGGCGCTGATGAGCTTGCGGCAGTTGGGGCACAACAGGGACGATTTTTGGTGAAATGCCATAATTGAATTAGCCTTATCAAATTGTATTTCCAAGTACTTAAGCGAAAAGGGTCAAGGGTTCCAGATTTTACAATTGTTGGAAATCAGGGCATGATGAATTGAATTGAAGTCAGTTTGGATGCCTTTTGTATCATTTTCTTTTCAAAGGTTGCAAATGATTCTGACTTTAAGCCCGATGCGAGGTGGAGCGCATCTGCAAAGTCGAGCCCTGTTTCATACCAGCGTATGGCGCGAAAAAGACTATTGGGATCTTCGACATGCACATTCGGGAGCCCTAAGAGCTTCCGGAAGGCCTGCTGGATGGTTTTCCGCTCGATAGCATAGGCATGTCGCAGTACCCATTCGGTTTCCAGTATAACAGTCATAGCAATAAAAATGTCATTGACTTCCAACAGCCGGGCTGCCCGCTTGGCCTGAACAGGGTCATCTTTCGTCAAAACTCTGATCAGGATATTCGTATCAACTGCAATCATCGGCTTTCTTTCGCCCCCTTTGCAATGGCAACTTCCATATCCTTCAGGGTTTTTTTCGCTCCGTTATAGCGCGTGCATCCTAAAACGTCATTGAGCGTGGTCTCTTCAAATGGCTTGACAGGTTTCAGCTTGACCCCGTCTTCTAATTCTTCGATTAGAAATTCGATTCCAGCTTCCCATCCACGGGTATCTCGAACCCGTTTGGGTATCACAATTTGGCCTTTTTCCGACAACCGGGTGGTTTCCATTCCTTTCCCTCCCGTTAAGTAAGATTAATGTAAGATGAAAATAGTTTACGGCTTTCCTGCAAGTCTGTCAAGGAAGTTCATATCGAGGCGAAGGTCGATCCCAACAAAAACAACGACGGATCGGCATAGAGGCCGATTCCTACAAGAATAGTTGCCCCGTATCAGGGCGGATCGACGGGGACGTCGATCCCTACGTTCCAACAGCGCCAATTGTTTGTAGGGAACGGGTTCTATCCCGTTCCATTGGGTTGACGCGAGCCGTAAAAACGCCGGTTGCAGCGGATCGGGGCAGAGGCAGGTCCCGACAAAATAATGCCGGATCGGCACGGAGGCCGATCCCTACAGGCGTGGATCGAGGCGGAGCTCGATCCCTACAAGTGCTTACACCGGATGCGCCAGCGGAAAATGTTGATTTTTTAAAAATTGATCATATAATTTATTCAGCGTAATTTGCGGATAACAAGAATGATATATTGTTCTTAATTAAAAGGGGTAACACAAATGGGAAATCAAATAAAAACCACGATTTTGCTGGCGACCATGACCGCACTGATTCTGTGGATCGGGCAGTTTTTGGGCGGCCGCCAGGGTATGATCATTGCGCTGGTTTTGGCAGCCGGCATGAATTTTTTCAGCTACTGGTTTTCAGATAAAATCGTTTTGGCCATGTACAGCGCCCGGGAAGTCACCGCCCAGGAAAGACCGGAAATCTATGAAATGGTTCGCACCCTATGCCAGCGGGCCGGTCTGCCCCTGCCCAAGATATTCATTATTCCCCAGGAGACCCCCAATGCCTTTGCCACCGGTCGGAACCCGGAACATGCGGTTGTGGCCGTCACCGAAGGGCTGCTCAAACTGATGAGCCGGGAGGAGATCATGGGTGTACTGGCCCATGAACTGGCCCACGTCAAAAACAGGGACATCCTGATCGGGTCGATTGCCGCCACCATGGCCGGCGCCATTATGCTGCTGGCCACCATGGCGCGCTGGTCGGTGCTCCTGGGCGGCGGTCGGAGCAATGACGGAGAAAACCGGATGGGCGGCATCGGGTTGATCGTGATGTCGATATTGGCGCCGCTGGCGGCAATGCTGATTCAAATGGCCATATCCCGATCCCGGGAATATCTGGCCGATAAAACCGGCGCCGGTTTTGCCGGACATCCCGAGGGGTTGGCCCGCGCACTGGAAAAACTGGGAGCCTATTCCGGCAGACTCCCCCTGCAGGCCAATCCATCCACGGCTCACATGTTTATCGTCAACCCGCTGTCAGGCAGCAGTTTTACCGGCCTGTTTTCGACACACCCGCCTCTGGCCGAACGCATTGCCCGGCTACGGGGCGTTAAGCCCACGCCCCCAAGCGGCGATTCAGGCCGTGCCAATGATCGCATGGAAACCGAAGCGAAGAATACCTGGGATCGATTATCGGGCTGAATTTTGCTTGACCCCACAGCCCAATCTGACTATGTTCTATCAGGCTGCTGAAAACTGCGCCTAAGTATATGTGAGCATAAATACGATGATATTTCAATTTGTTAAAGAACTCTGGCGAATAAAAATCCCTCCCGGCCTCCCTTTATGAAAGGGAGGAGAATAATTTCCCCCTTTGTTAAAGGGGGTCAGGGGGATTTTTTCAAGAAAGCAGATTAGCGATGGAATCTATTCGAATTCTGGGAACAGGGTCGTATGTGCCGCCAAGGGTGCTCACCAATTTTGATCTGCAAGCCATGGGCCTGGAAACCACCGATGAGTGGATTATCAAACGCACCGGGATCAGCGAAAGAAGAATTGCCGCGCCGGAAGTTGCGACATCGGATCTAGGCCTTCAAGCCTCCCGGAACGCACTCAAAGCCGCCGGTTTATCGGCCGCCGACATTGATCTGATTATTATGGCAACGATTACACCGGATACTTGCTGCCCGGCTGCTGCCAACTGGCTGCAGGCCAAGCTGAACGCTCCCCAGGCGTTCAGCTTTGATATTACGGCGGCGTGTTCGGGATTTGTTTTCGGCCTGAACGCGGCGGTCCAGTATCTGCAGAACCGCACTTGCCGCCATGTTCTGGTGGTGGCGGCGGAGGTCATGAGCCGCACCCTTAACTGGCAGGACCGCAGCAGCTGTATTTTATGGGGGGATGGGGCCGGGGCGGCGGTCCTGAGTCGGGCAAGCAAGGGGCCGGAATTGCTGTCGACCCATTTGCACACAGACGGCGCCAATGGGCAGGATTTGCTGTTGCCGGGGGGTGGTTCAAAGACAACCCCGATTTCCCATGAAAGCGTCGAAAAGGGGCTTCATTATCTGAATATGATTGAAGCCAATTTAAGTTTTCGTGTGGCGGTGAGGCATTTTATTGAGTCCATCCAGGAGGCGTTACAGCATAATGGCTTGACGGTTGATGACGTCGATTGGTTTATCCCGCACCAGGCCAACATCCGGATGTTTCAATCCATTGCCAAGAGCCTGCATATCCCCATGGAAAAATTTTACATCACCCTTCATAAATATGGAAACATCTCTTCGGCTTCCTGTGCCATTGCCCTTGATGAGGCGATCCGGGACGGCAGCATCCGACCCGATCATTTAGTCTGCATGCCGGTTT from the Desulfobacterales bacterium genome contains:
- a CDS encoding type II toxin-antitoxin system VapC family toxin, yielding MIAVDTNILIRVLTKDDPVQAKRAARLLEVNDIFIAMTVILETEWVLRHAYAIERKTIQQAFRKLLGLPNVHVEDPNSLFRAIRWYETGLDFADALHLASGLKSESFATFEKKMIQKASKLTSIQFIMP
- the htpX gene encoding zinc metalloprotease HtpX, with product MGNQIKTTILLATMTALILWIGQFLGGRQGMIIALVLAAGMNFFSYWFSDKIVLAMYSAREVTAQERPEIYEMVRTLCQRAGLPLPKIFIIPQETPNAFATGRNPEHAVVAVTEGLLKLMSREEIMGVLAHELAHVKNRDILIGSIAATMAGAIMLLATMARWSVLLGGGRSNDGENRMGGIGLIVMSILAPLAAMLIQMAISRSREYLADKTGAGFAGHPEGLARALEKLGAYSGRLPLQANPSTAHMFIVNPLSGSSFTGLFSTHPPLAERIARLRGVKPTPPSGDSGRANDRMETEAKNTWDRLSG
- a CDS encoding ketoacyl-ACP synthase III — its product is MESIRILGTGSYVPPRVLTNFDLQAMGLETTDEWIIKRTGISERRIAAPEVATSDLGLQASRNALKAAGLSAADIDLIIMATITPDTCCPAAANWLQAKLNAPQAFSFDITAACSGFVFGLNAAVQYLQNRTCRHVLVVAAEVMSRTLNWQDRSSCILWGDGAGAAVLSRASKGPELLSTHLHTDGANGQDLLLPGGGSKTTPISHESVEKGLHYLNMIEANLSFRVAVRHFIESIQEALQHNGLTVDDVDWFIPHQANIRMFQSIAKSLHIPMEKFYITLHKYGNISSASCAIALDEAIRDGSIRPDHLVCMPVFGGGLTWGSAMIRW
- a CDS encoding AbrB/MazE/SpoVT family DNA-binding domain-containing protein produces the protein METTRLSEKGQIVIPKRVRDTRGWEAGIEFLIEELEDGVKLKPVKPFEETTLNDVLGCTRYNGAKKTLKDMEVAIAKGAKESR